Proteins found in one Rhizobium sp. NZLR1 genomic segment:
- a CDS encoding ABC transporter permease subunit (The N-terminal region of this protein, as described by TIGR01726, is a three transmembrane segment that identifies a subfamily of ABC transporter permease subunits, which specificities that include histidine, arginine, glutamine, glutamate, L-cystine (sic), the opines (in Agrobacterium) octopine and nopaline, etc.), with the protein MDFTFLASTMVTLLKAVPTTLILFSLSIFFGGLLALVIVSMRVSGNPLLSGFAKGYIFIFRGSPLLIQMFLVFYGLGQFGVIRYSFLWPFLREPMVCAVLSLALCTAGYTAEIFRGGIRAVSPKEIEAARSIGMSGPLLVRRILAPIAFRHALPAYSTEIVLMMKSTALASLVTVWEVTGVAQRLISQTYRTMEVFLCAAIIYLVLNFIILQGMALLEYSLSRHRRAAPQALKA; encoded by the coding sequence ATGGATTTCACCTTTCTAGCTTCGACCATGGTCACCCTGCTCAAGGCGGTGCCGACGACGCTGATCCTGTTTTCGCTGTCGATCTTCTTTGGCGGCCTGCTGGCGCTCGTCATCGTCTCGATGCGGGTCAGCGGCAACCCGCTGCTTTCGGGGTTCGCCAAGGGTTATATCTTCATCTTCCGCGGCTCGCCGCTGCTGATCCAGATGTTCCTGGTGTTTTACGGCCTCGGCCAGTTCGGCGTCATCCGCTATTCCTTCCTGTGGCCGTTCCTGCGCGAGCCGATGGTCTGCGCCGTGCTGTCGCTGGCGCTCTGCACCGCCGGCTACACGGCGGAGATTTTTCGCGGCGGCATCCGCGCCGTTTCGCCGAAGGAGATCGAGGCGGCCCGCTCGATCGGCATGTCCGGCCCCCTGCTGGTGCGCCGCATCCTGGCGCCGATTGCCTTCCGCCATGCGCTGCCGGCCTATTCCACCGAGATCGTGCTGATGATGAAGTCGACGGCGCTCGCAAGCCTCGTCACCGTCTGGGAGGTCACCGGTGTGGCCCAGCGGCTGATTTCGCAGACCTACCGGACGATGGAGGTCTTTCTCTGCGCGGCGATCATCTATCTCGTTTTGAACTTCATCATCCTGCAGGGCATGGCCCTGCTCGAATATTCGCTGTCCCGACACCGCCGCGCGGCCCCGCAGGCGCTGAAAGCGTAA
- a CDS encoding phosphatase PAP2 family protein, which yields MSEVQRRGFLARLTAYEPLTLIMLASVAGGLFVLQRLTSEVLEGETFRFDETILLALRRPGELGVPIGPGWMTHAVADITSLGGVTVLSLMTILVTVYLLLDRRWPIAIFVFSSVLTGWLASTLLKILVARPRPDIVPHLAEVSDLSFPSGHAMVSAVTYLTLGALLARTQRYPSTRIFVMFAGVFLAVIIGLSRIYLGVHYPTDVLAGWCAGALWALGCWLISKRFIPSRAPDDTAEAGNGDRR from the coding sequence ATGAGTGAGGTTCAACGACGCGGATTTTTGGCGAGGCTCACCGCATATGAGCCGCTGACGCTGATCATGCTGGCATCAGTGGCCGGGGGACTGTTCGTGCTGCAGCGGCTGACGAGCGAGGTTCTCGAAGGCGAGACCTTCCGTTTCGATGAAACGATCCTGCTGGCGCTGAGGCGGCCGGGTGAGCTTGGCGTGCCGATCGGGCCTGGCTGGATGACGCATGCCGTCGCCGACATCACCAGCCTCGGCGGCGTCACTGTTCTCTCGCTGATGACGATCCTCGTCACAGTCTATCTTCTGCTCGACCGGCGCTGGCCGATCGCGATCTTCGTCTTCTCCTCGGTGCTGACCGGCTGGCTGGCGAGCACACTCTTGAAGATCCTCGTTGCGCGGCCGCGCCCCGACATCGTGCCACATCTCGCCGAGGTCAGCGATCTCAGCTTTCCCTCTGGCCACGCGATGGTCTCGGCGGTGACCTATCTGACGCTCGGGGCGCTGCTGGCCCGGACGCAGCGTTATCCCTCGACGCGGATTTTCGTCATGTTTGCCGGCGTCTTCCTGGCCGTCATCATCGGTCTGAGCCGGATCTATCTCGGCGTCCATTACCCGACGGATGTCCTCGCCGGATGGTGCGCCGGTGCGCTCTGGGCGCTCGGCTGCTGGCTGATCTCGAAACGGTTCATTCCGAGCCGCGCGCCCGATGATACCGCTGAAGCCGGAAATGGCGACAGGCGGTAG
- a CDS encoding mechanosensitive ion channel family protein — MIDNLTWSGVLADPVVQAGTLAVVGAIVTRVALRPFPSWKLAGQVFFFAALSVLLLYHDIVPYEVGPTPDSTFERVFIALAKVVWWINAAWALIAFVRVFLIFERQPREGRLVQDLVIGLIYLGAILSVVAYVFSFPVGTLIATSGVFAIILGLALQSTLSDVFSGIALNLGRPYTIGDWIVLNDGVEGRVLETNWRSTHLLNGSNDLVVLPNSFLAKVGLTNLSSPDRSHGVSLTVRVVPTTGPSVIAEVMRTVLLSSGSILSEPKPGVQIKSLNADAVEVELSFRVRDIGQAGPAKNEIFDLIYRHLKAAGLTLARPIDAAGPPGQVQSEEMVNPHRPTPLKLLDAIPLFSSLTEDEKETLAASMTRRTYKKDSILIEQGDTVASLMIVRSGALVATRQEGRKEIELGRLAPGDYFGESGLLIGIGEAASLRALTFVVVYEIAQASLTPLLHDRPGIAEELAATLSRRIETSQHSLATEGATLNGGSMNSLVTRIRHLFQVPP, encoded by the coding sequence ATGATAGATAATCTCACCTGGTCCGGGGTACTTGCCGATCCTGTCGTACAGGCCGGAACGCTGGCCGTCGTCGGCGCCATCGTCACCCGAGTAGCGCTTCGCCCCTTCCCAAGCTGGAAGCTGGCGGGCCAGGTGTTCTTCTTCGCGGCGCTGAGCGTCCTGCTGCTCTATCACGACATCGTGCCCTACGAAGTCGGGCCGACGCCGGATTCGACCTTCGAACGGGTCTTCATCGCCCTTGCCAAAGTGGTCTGGTGGATCAATGCCGCCTGGGCGCTGATCGCCTTCGTCCGCGTCTTCCTGATCTTCGAGCGCCAGCCGAGAGAGGGGCGCCTCGTCCAGGATCTGGTGATCGGCCTCATCTATCTCGGCGCCATCCTCTCGGTGGTCGCCTATGTCTTCAGCTTTCCCGTCGGCACGCTGATCGCCACATCAGGCGTGTTTGCCATCATCCTCGGCCTTGCGTTGCAAAGCACGTTGAGCGACGTCTTTTCCGGCATCGCCCTTAATCTCGGCCGGCCTTATACGATCGGCGACTGGATCGTACTGAACGACGGTGTCGAAGGCCGTGTCCTCGAAACCAATTGGCGCTCCACCCATCTCCTGAACGGCTCGAACGACCTGGTAGTGCTGCCCAACAGCTTCCTCGCCAAAGTCGGGCTGACCAATCTCAGCAGTCCCGACCGCAGCCATGGGGTGTCGCTGACGGTGCGGGTCGTTCCGACGACCGGACCGTCGGTGATCGCCGAGGTCATGCGCACCGTGCTGCTGAGCAGCGGTTCGATCCTGAGCGAACCGAAACCCGGTGTGCAGATCAAATCGCTGAATGCCGATGCGGTGGAGGTGGAGCTTTCCTTCCGCGTCAGGGATATCGGCCAGGCGGGGCCGGCGAAGAACGAGATCTTCGACCTCATCTACCGCCATCTCAAGGCCGCGGGCCTTACTTTGGCGCGGCCGATCGATGCGGCCGGCCCACCCGGCCAGGTGCAGTCAGAGGAGATGGTAAACCCGCACCGGCCGACGCCGCTCAAGCTCCTCGATGCCATCCCGCTGTTTTCCTCGCTGACCGAGGACGAGAAGGAGACGCTCGCAGCCTCGATGACGCGGCGCACCTACAAGAAGGATTCCATCCTGATCGAACAGGGCGATACCGTTGCATCGCTGATGATCGTGCGCAGCGGCGCACTCGTCGCGACACGACAGGAAGGCCGCAAAGAAATCGAACTGGGCCGGCTGGCGCCGGGCGATTATTTCGGAGAAAGCGGACTGCTGATCGGGATCGGCGAGGCGGCGAGCCTGCGCGCGCTCACCTTCGTCGTGGTCTACGAAATCGCTCAAGCGAGCCTGACGCCGCTCCTGCACGATCGGCCCGGCATCGCCGAAGAGCTTGCCGCCACCCTGTCACGCCGCATCGAGACCAGCCAGCACTCCCTGGCGACCGAAGGCGCCACGCTGAACGGCGGCTCGATGAACTCGCTGGTGACGCGAATCCGTCATCTGTTCCAGGTGCCGCCGTAG
- a CDS encoding ATP-binding cassette domain-containing protein codes for MPGVTRLSVRNIRKSFGTHEVLRGISLNAEDGDVISLLGASGSGKSTFLRCINMLETASDGEIWVDGEHIEMVHKNGRSKPASQKQVDHIRSELGMVFQSFNLWSHMTILQNVIEGPIHVLKRPRADCIAEAEALLEKVGIADKRHAYPAHLSGGQQQRAAIARALAMKPKVMLFDEPTSALDPELVGEVLRVMRALAEEGMTMLVVTHEMSFARNVSNRVVFMREGLIESSGKPDDMFTGGATPAFRQFIGHFGSGQ; via the coding sequence ATGCCAGGCGTCACCCGACTTTCGGTCCGCAATATCCGCAAGAGCTTCGGCACGCACGAGGTGCTGCGCGGCATTTCCCTCAATGCTGAGGACGGCGATGTGATTTCGCTGCTCGGCGCCTCAGGCTCCGGCAAATCGACCTTTCTGCGCTGCATCAACATGCTCGAAACCGCAAGCGATGGCGAGATCTGGGTCGATGGCGAGCACATCGAGATGGTGCACAAAAACGGGCGCAGCAAACCGGCGAGCCAGAAGCAGGTGGACCACATCCGCTCCGAACTCGGTATGGTGTTCCAGTCCTTCAATCTCTGGTCCCATATGACGATCCTGCAGAACGTCATTGAAGGGCCGATCCATGTGCTCAAACGACCACGTGCCGACTGCATCGCCGAGGCCGAAGCGCTGCTCGAAAAGGTCGGCATCGCAGACAAGCGCCATGCCTATCCCGCCCATCTCTCCGGCGGCCAGCAGCAGCGCGCCGCGATCGCCCGCGCGCTGGCGATGAAGCCGAAGGTGATGCTCTTCGACGAGCCGACCTCGGCCCTTGATCCGGAACTCGTCGGCGAGGTGCTGCGCGTCATGCGCGCGCTTGCCGAGGAAGGCATGACCATGCTCGTCGTCACCCATGAGATGAGCTTTGCCCGCAATGTTTCCAACCGCGTCGTCTTCATGCGCGAAGGGCTGATCGAAAGCAGCGGCAAGCCGGACGACATGTTCACCGGCGGCGCCACACCCGCCTTCCGCCAGTTCATCGGCCATTTCGGAAGCGGTCAATGA
- a CDS encoding ABC transporter permease subunit (The N-terminal region of this protein, as described by TIGR01726, is a three transmembrane segment that identifies a subfamily of ABC transporter permease subunits, which specificities that include histidine, arginine, glutamine, glutamate, L-cystine (sic), the opines (in Agrobacterium) octopine and nopaline, etc.): protein MASLELLGFGSTGWGALLIAATLMTLAVTATALAIGAVLGAIVAAAKLSSNLALVTLGNIYTTVFRGVPELLIIYLIYFGGSSAVTSIGKAMGYEGFLGLPSFIAGALAVGIISGSYQAEVFRGAFHAISKGELEAASAIGMHRGMRLRRIIMPQVFRLAIPGLGNVWQLSLKDSALISVTGLAELMRTSQVAAGSTRQYFLFFIAGGCLYLILTSLSDRIFNGAERRANRSMPAAAMGQT, encoded by the coding sequence ATGGCAAGCTTGGAACTGCTCGGCTTCGGCTCGACCGGATGGGGCGCGTTGCTCATTGCCGCTACCTTGATGACGCTGGCTGTCACGGCGACGGCGCTGGCAATCGGCGCGGTACTGGGCGCAATCGTCGCGGCGGCGAAACTCTCCAGCAATCTTGCCCTCGTCACCCTCGGCAACATCTATACGACCGTGTTTCGCGGCGTGCCCGAGCTGCTGATCATCTATCTCATCTATTTCGGCGGCTCCTCGGCCGTCACCTCGATCGGCAAGGCGATGGGTTACGAGGGTTTCCTCGGCCTGCCCTCCTTCATCGCTGGCGCGCTTGCCGTCGGCATCATCTCCGGCTCCTATCAGGCGGAGGTGTTTCGCGGCGCTTTCCACGCCATTTCCAAAGGCGAACTTGAGGCGGCCTCGGCAATCGGCATGCATCGCGGCATGCGGCTGCGCCGTATCATCATGCCGCAGGTGTTTCGCCTCGCCATTCCCGGCCTCGGCAATGTCTGGCAGCTCAGCCTCAAGGATTCCGCACTGATTTCCGTCACCGGCCTTGCCGAACTGATGCGCACCAGCCAGGTCGCGGCGGGCTCGACCCGGCAATATTTCCTGTTCTTCATCGCCGGCGGCTGCCTCTATCTGATCCTGACCAGCCTTTCCGACCGGATCTTCAACGGTGCGGAACGCCGCGCCAACCGCAGCATGCCGGCAGCCGCCATGGGCCAGACGTAA
- a CDS encoding transporter substrate-binding domain-containing protein, whose amino-acid sequence MKFSAILFCGVAAFSAFAAPAFSKDWTKATITLEGAYAPWNLTNADGTLGGFEPELAKVLCERAKIECTLVASDWDGMIPALNAGKFDVIMDALSITEERKQVIDFTIPYAATPAAFATAKDSPLAKAAGTGATIKMTPGQTGVKEIDALKAAFKGKTIGIQAATVYAKFVYDNFGDIAEIREYKTGADRDLDLQNGRIDLGFDDAVYFANAFQSANGALDFTGPEIVGSIWGEGEGLGVRKADTDLRDKFSEAIKSALADGTVKNLSMKWFKVDVSPQQ is encoded by the coding sequence ATGAAATTCAGCGCAATCCTATTTTGCGGCGTGGCGGCTTTTTCCGCCTTCGCTGCGCCCGCCTTTTCCAAGGACTGGACGAAGGCGACCATCACGCTTGAAGGCGCCTATGCGCCGTGGAACCTCACCAATGCCGACGGCACGCTCGGCGGCTTCGAGCCGGAGCTTGCCAAAGTGCTCTGCGAACGCGCCAAGATCGAATGCACGCTGGTCGCTTCCGACTGGGACGGTATGATCCCGGCGCTCAATGCCGGTAAGTTCGACGTCATCATGGATGCGCTGTCGATCACCGAAGAGCGCAAGCAGGTCATCGACTTCACCATTCCCTATGCTGCCACACCTGCCGCATTCGCCACCGCCAAGGACAGCCCGCTGGCCAAGGCTGCCGGCACCGGCGCCACGATCAAGATGACGCCCGGCCAGACTGGCGTGAAGGAGATCGATGCGCTGAAGGCCGCTTTCAAGGGCAAGACGATCGGCATTCAGGCGGCGACCGTCTACGCCAAGTTCGTCTATGACAATTTCGGCGACATTGCCGAGATCCGCGAATACAAGACCGGCGCCGACCGTGATCTCGACCTGCAGAACGGCCGCATCGACCTCGGCTTTGACGACGCCGTCTATTTCGCCAACGCCTTCCAGAGCGCCAATGGCGCACTCGACTTCACCGGTCCGGAGATCGTCGGTTCGATCTGGGGCGAGGGCGAAGGCCTCGGCGTCCGCAAGGCTGACACCGACCTACGCGACAAGTTCAGCGAGGCGATCAAGTCCGCGCTCGCCGACGGCACCGTCAAGAACCTCTCGATGAAGTGGTTCAAGGTCGACGTCAGCCCGCAGCAATAA
- a CDS encoding FAD-dependent oxidoreductase, producing the protein MAAFPEKAKVVIIGLGGIVGASIAHHLVERGWDDIVGIDKSGIPTDIGSTAHASDFCYTTSHDYLSVWTTQYSIDFYEKMGHYARIGGLEVARTGDHAWMEEIKRKLSSARAFGTRAHYVSPSEIKEKFPLIEEDQVMGGLYDPDAGLVIPRSQTVAGKLVDAAEKAGKLQVFGNTPAKSLIVEGGRIKGVVTHRGTIMADHVIVCAGLWGRLIAEMVGEDLPVMPVDHPLTFFGPYNEFEGTGKEIGFPLLRDQGNSAYMRDTGDPATTEGGQIEWGYYEATNPRMCHPRDILEKHEARLSPSQRDLEMEQIIEPLERAMELTPILGELGYNEGHSFNGLLQVSAGGGASCGESQKVRGLWYCVAIWVKDGPGYGKLIADWMTDGRTEIDHNSIDYARFYPHQLTEEFIEGRCFEAAQKIYFPAVHTREPYASARNAKRSPFHEREKELGGYFMELGGWERAHGYAANEHLLEKYADRVPVRENEWDSRHFWRVSNAEHLAMSEDCGIVNLSHFHMVDIEGPDHVELMEWLCAAKVGGDANIGKGVYTHFLDDEGMVRADFTVFRMADRCRLVNGADAGPRDLHYMKRVAEDRGLDVTITDVSEKFVTIGIWGPNARDTLKKVVADPAGLDQENFAFAAIKPIEIAGKPVTAFRISYVGEQGWELHMKYEDGLAVWDALRSTGVMAFGVETYANSRRMEKSLRLQNADLLTQYNLIEADLARPKVKEADFRGKAKHLEYKAREHQPAMLCTLVMTENTDKSGVKRYPLGNLPVVDPATGEVLVDELGRRSYTTSIAYGPTVGKNIALAYLPWSHCQVGRKLSVEYFAETYPVEVVGVGYKPIYDPENLKPRT; encoded by the coding sequence GTGGCAGCATTTCCGGAAAAGGCAAAGGTCGTCATCATCGGCCTCGGCGGTATCGTCGGCGCCTCGATCGCGCATCATCTCGTCGAGCGCGGATGGGACGATATCGTCGGCATCGACAAGTCGGGCATACCGACCGATATCGGCTCGACAGCCCATGCCTCGGACTTCTGTTACACCACGAGCCACGACTATCTGTCGGTCTGGACCACGCAATATTCGATCGATTTCTACGAGAAGATGGGCCATTACGCCCGCATCGGCGGCCTCGAAGTGGCGCGCACCGGCGACCATGCCTGGATGGAAGAAATCAAGCGCAAGCTATCCTCGGCACGCGCTTTCGGCACCCGCGCCCATTATGTCAGCCCTTCCGAGATCAAGGAGAAGTTCCCGCTGATCGAGGAAGATCAGGTGATGGGCGGTCTTTACGATCCGGATGCCGGCCTCGTCATTCCGCGCTCGCAGACCGTTGCCGGCAAGCTCGTCGATGCCGCCGAAAAGGCCGGCAAGCTGCAGGTGTTCGGCAACACGCCGGCGAAATCGCTGATCGTCGAAGGCGGCCGCATCAAGGGCGTCGTCACCCATCGCGGCACGATCATGGCCGACCACGTCATCGTCTGCGCCGGCCTCTGGGGGCGCCTGATCGCGGAGATGGTCGGCGAAGACCTGCCGGTCATGCCGGTCGACCACCCGCTCACCTTCTTCGGTCCCTATAACGAGTTTGAAGGCACCGGCAAGGAAATCGGCTTCCCGTTGCTGCGCGACCAGGGCAACTCCGCCTATATGCGCGATACCGGCGACCCGGCGACGACCGAGGGCGGTCAGATCGAGTGGGGCTATTACGAAGCCACCAATCCGCGCATGTGCCATCCGCGCGATATTCTCGAAAAACACGAAGCGCGCCTTTCGCCGTCGCAGCGCGATCTCGAGATGGAACAGATCATCGAGCCGCTCGAGCGCGCTATGGAACTGACGCCGATCCTCGGCGAACTCGGCTATAACGAAGGTCACTCCTTCAACGGCCTGCTGCAGGTTTCCGCCGGCGGCGGCGCATCCTGCGGCGAGAGCCAGAAGGTCAGGGGTCTCTGGTATTGCGTTGCCATCTGGGTCAAGGACGGCCCGGGCTATGGCAAGCTCATCGCCGACTGGATGACCGATGGCCGTACTGAAATCGATCACAACAGCATCGACTACGCCCGCTTCTATCCGCATCAGTTGACCGAAGAGTTCATCGAGGGCCGGTGCTTCGAAGCCGCCCAGAAGATCTATTTCCCGGCCGTTCACACCCGCGAACCCTATGCCTCCGCCCGCAACGCCAAGCGCTCGCCCTTCCACGAGCGCGAAAAGGAGCTTGGTGGCTACTTCATGGAACTTGGCGGCTGGGAGCGTGCCCACGGCTACGCCGCCAACGAGCACCTTCTGGAGAAATACGCCGACCGCGTCCCGGTTCGCGAGAACGAATGGGACAGCCGCCATTTCTGGCGCGTGTCGAATGCCGAGCATCTGGCGATGAGCGAGGATTGCGGCATCGTCAACCTCAGCCACTTCCACATGGTCGATATCGAGGGACCCGACCATGTCGAACTGATGGAATGGCTGTGCGCCGCCAAGGTCGGCGGCGATGCAAACATCGGCAAGGGCGTTTACACCCACTTCCTCGACGACGAAGGCATGGTGCGCGCTGACTTCACCGTCTTCCGCATGGCCGACCGCTGCCGTCTCGTCAACGGCGCCGATGCCGGCCCGCGCGACCTGCACTATATGAAGCGTGTCGCCGAAGACCGTGGCCTTGACGTGACCATCACAGACGTCTCGGAAAAATTCGTGACGATCGGCATCTGGGGTCCGAACGCGCGCGACACGCTGAAGAAGGTCGTGGCCGATCCGGCCGGGCTCGATCAGGAAAACTTCGCCTTTGCAGCGATCAAGCCGATCGAAATCGCCGGTAAGCCTGTCACCGCCTTCCGCATCTCCTATGTCGGCGAGCAGGGCTGGGAACTGCACATGAAATACGAAGACGGCCTCGCCGTCTGGGATGCGCTGCGCTCGACCGGTGTGATGGCCTTCGGCGTAGAGACCTATGCCAACTCGCGCCGCATGGAAAAGAGCCTGCGACTGCAGAACGCCGATCTCCTGACCCAGTACAACCTGATCGAAGCCGATCTCGCCCGTCCGAAGGTCAAGGAAGCCGATTTCCGCGGCAAGGCAAAACATTTGGAATACAAGGCGCGCGAACACCAGCCGGCCATGCTCTGCACCCTTGTGATGACCGAGAATACCGACAAATCGGGCGTGAAGCGTTATCCCCTCGGCAACCTGCCGGTCGTCGATCCCGCGACCGGAGAGGTCCTGGTCGATGAGCTCGGCCGCCGGTCCTACACGACCTCGATCGCCTACGGCCCAACGGTCGGAAAGAACATCGCTTTGGCCTATTTGCCCTGGTCGCATTGCCAGGTCGGACGCAAGCTGAGTGTCGAGTATTTTGCCGAGACTTATCCGGTGGAGGTTGTCGGCGTCGGGTACAAGCCGATCTATGACCCGGAAAATCTGAAGCCACGCACCTAA
- the hutH gene encoding histidine ammonia-lyase codes for MTKTIETLLTWCDVARVGAGEALALSPAAWARVEQASRIVAAIVETGMRAYGVNTGVGALADTVVDRVSQSLLSRSIVLSHACGVGPLLGGREVRAIIAAQIANFAHGHSGVRRDVVEHLTAMLEHDCIPDVPSKGSAGYLVHNAHIALVLIGEGSATLAGRRMSGREALAAIGLQPLVLGAKEGLSLVNGTACATGLTATALSRAERLLDWADAIAALTLEAAGCQIAAFDEAVLALRPSAGIEKVGATLRARLFGSGLVAAAFGGRTQDALSLRSVPHAHGAARDVFDNSARIVDQELASVTDNPAVSGTPEHPIVSSEAHAVAAALGQAADSLAIALAQIGAISERRMDRLVNPLVSGLPPFLASDAGSHSGFMIAQYTAAALSNDNRRLAAPAAMDGGLTSGLQEDFLAHPTAAAGKLLTVIDNAEYILAIELMAAAQAHDFLTATAPRAAGTDLVYQVVRQRISHYGDERPLNGDIEAVRNLIRETVPPPIG; via the coding sequence ATGACCAAAACCATCGAGACCCTGCTGACCTGGTGCGATGTTGCCCGCGTCGGGGCAGGGGAGGCGCTGGCACTATCGCCCGCCGCCTGGGCGCGCGTCGAGCAGGCAAGCCGCATCGTCGCCGCAATCGTCGAGACCGGCATGCGTGCCTACGGCGTCAACACCGGCGTCGGGGCGCTGGCGGATACGGTGGTCGATCGGGTCTCGCAGAGCCTTTTGTCGCGCAGCATCGTGCTCAGCCATGCGTGCGGCGTGGGGCCGTTGCTGGGCGGTCGCGAAGTGCGGGCCATCATCGCCGCTCAGATTGCCAATTTCGCCCACGGCCATTCCGGCGTACGGCGTGATGTCGTCGAGCACCTCACAGCCATGCTGGAGCATGACTGCATTCCCGACGTGCCGTCCAAGGGCTCCGCCGGTTATCTCGTCCACAATGCCCATATTGCGCTTGTTCTGATCGGCGAAGGCAGCGCCACGCTTGCCGGCCGGCGCATGAGCGGCCGCGAGGCGCTGGCGGCGATCGGCCTTCAGCCGCTGGTGCTCGGTGCCAAGGAGGGCTTGAGCCTCGTCAACGGCACGGCCTGCGCCACGGGGCTGACCGCCACAGCACTTTCTCGCGCCGAACGGCTGCTCGACTGGGCCGATGCGATCGCGGCGCTGACGCTCGAAGCGGCAGGCTGCCAGATCGCCGCTTTCGACGAGGCGGTGCTGGCGCTGCGCCCGTCGGCGGGGATCGAAAAGGTGGGCGCGACGCTGCGGGCCCGGCTTTTCGGCAGCGGCCTTGTCGCCGCCGCCTTCGGCGGGCGCACCCAGGATGCGCTCAGCCTTCGTTCGGTGCCGCATGCGCATGGCGCCGCCCGTGACGTTTTCGACAATTCCGCCCGTATCGTCGATCAGGAACTTGCCTCGGTAACGGACAATCCCGCCGTCTCCGGCACGCCCGAACATCCGATCGTCTCCTCCGAGGCGCATGCGGTCGCCGCGGCGCTCGGGCAGGCGGCCGATAGCCTCGCCATTGCGCTGGCGCAGATCGGCGCGATCAGCGAACGGCGCATGGACCGGCTGGTCAATCCGCTGGTGAGCGGCCTGCCGCCGTTTCTGGCGAGTGACGCCGGCAGCCATTCCGGCTTCATGATCGCGCAATATACCGCAGCCGCACTCAGCAACGACAACCGCCGGCTTGCCGCCCCCGCGGCCATGGACGGCGGCCTCACCTCCGGCCTGCAGGAGGATTTCCTCGCCCATCCGACAGCTGCCGCCGGCAAGCTGCTCACGGTCATCGACAATGCCGAATATATCCTGGCGATCGAGCTGATGGCCGCTGCCCAGGCGCATGATTTCCTGACTGCGACGGCGCCGCGGGCGGCGGGCACGGATCTGGTTTACCAAGTCGTGCGCCAGCGTATCTCCCATTATGGCGACGAACGGCCGCTCAACGGCGATATCGAGGCCGTGCGCAACCTGATCCGCGAGACGGTGCCGCCGCCGATCGGCTGA